The Magallana gigas chromosome 6, xbMagGiga1.1, whole genome shotgun sequence genome includes the window CAAAACTGAAATCTCTCAAAACCCATTGACATATTTCAAATAGAACTATAAAATATTCTAGACTGATGCGAGTTCAATACTTCATTTTCTCATCACTTGAAATATTGTCTTAAACGTGTTAAACTAAATTAATTTCTTCATTTCGGTGGCTGTTGGGAGGTCAGTGGAAAGTAGATAAGTAGACTGGATTTTTCATTACAAAGACAAATAAGTGGACAGATCTTCCACATTATAAATTCCACACTCTGATAcatgaaatataattaaaaagaaaacccaaaGTAGCTTGGATTTGCAATTGAGGATATAGTTTAAATGAATTTCCCCTGGTGGTTCAAACAATCTTCTGCAAACTTTAAACTTAAACTAAACATGAAAAGTAAAACTGTGTAAAAACTTCTGCACTGACTCATTCCCCCTTAAATGAAGAGTGCAAAAAAGTTTGACTCGTCTCTTAAATCCTACGTGTACACAAGTGTACAATAGTGGAAGAGGTAATATTGTCAGGGTATACACACCATACGGACAACCTCTGGATACACAGGTTCGGCCAAAACACCTCGAGTGGCTGTGATGTAATCCACAAGTTCATTCAGACAGGCTCTTTTCACTTCTTTACTTTTAAGATCTGATACGGGGTCCATAAAATCAAACACAACACAACACTGCTGCAATTTCTTTATGAACAATTCTTGTTGTTCAGCAGGAACAGTGtctgaaatacaaattcaaaatccATGTActtctactactactactactactacttacTATCATCTACTATAATGACctataaattttatcatttgtgAAATAGTAATTCCTTTTTATCTAACCATTAACCTTATTAACAAAGTTGCATTATGAACACCAGACTTTTGGTGTTGGAGATTAACGAATACAACAATTTTATGAGATCAAGTTATCCAAATCCAACTCCAGACGATGTACCATCCAGATATTGCTATCCACCTATCATTGTGCCTATTGTCATGGATGTAAATAGAATGTACACTTAACTGGTATCAtaattgcatttattttataGATGTATTTACATAAATACATGCGAATTATCTGTGActatttcaatatcaaattcATAAACTCAAATGCTGCAATATGCATACAAAATCACATTTTAATCAGTGAACCCTCTGTTTCCATGTGTACATGGTATAAGCCCACAACGGAATGCCTTGATGATAATCTCAAATATCATTCCGGTTTAATATTGCCTAATCTGCTTGAAAATCGGTAATGTATTGAAACTATGCTTTATCTCGACAGCTTTTGCTCAGTTTGGGGCTCGTGGCCTTAACCGCCTTACCTTTCAACTGCGGCAATGCCTGCAGTTCGGGGGCATTTTTGGTCCGATAATGCGATGAGCCTTGGgatcgtttttgttttttcgaCTTAATTGTAGCTTTGCTAGTGAAAGGATCTATACGATCTACCACCCTTGCCGACATGGTTTATCTTACGTTGAAGAAAACAACCCGGGTAAAGTGAATGTTTTGCCTTTTACGAGAACATCATGGCTTCTACATATGCATATTTGTCAAATCCGTGGTAACACAAAACCGGTCTCGTTCTGTAAAATCACCAATTATACACCACCAAAATTGTGCTCATATCCACTGTTAACACGTTTAGTTTTAGAATGATATACTTCTATAATCCATACAACAATAATATAAtggtaaacaatatttttcttagCAGAAAATAGGTTGCTAGTTCAGTTGTTCAGTTTTATCACGTCATGTGGTAAAGAGGACGAGATAGTGCGAGATTTGGTTCTGAATAGCAAATTTTGGAGGGAAATTTAAAAGTGCGTTCAGTCTGTGCCTAGCTGTCCTTTGAAATATGCGTAATAAGCTTAATGCTTATTCATCCAACAGAACAATTATTGGTGTAGATAATGTCAGTTAGAAATATAGATGCTGTTGatatgttgttatttttttccatttggaTTTCAAAACAATCAGTGGCAGgctttttatgaaaagaaaaaaaaaaacccatctatTTAAATGATCTTTGCTAGCCAAAGGTTTACGATCCACTCTGCCTCGTTATAGAGGAGCAGAGTGGATCGTAATCTCTTGGCTAGCgaagttaaaaaagaaaaaaaaaattctaaataattaaCTGATTTCAAATGGTGCAAGTGGGCTCTGGTGTAATTTCGTAATgctaaattatgttttatagTTTACACAGGATAATAATTTCATGATAACTCGgagataaaaataacaaaaagtttATGTTATAACGCGAAATTTCCACTTTTATTCGCGAAATTTTCGCGCTTATTcgcgattattttttttcctacgCAAACGAGCTCAATATGGGTTTTTGGAAGAGGGGGCTGCAtgggttttttaatttaaaaaatgacagatgtcATAGATTTTCATAGATATCATGGGCcactttatataataaatttgagAGATCCAATCAAATTGAAATTCGATATTTGGGCCAGTATCGGTAGCTAGCTGATACAAAACATTAGAAATAACTATGATTTTTATTAGATTGGATAGACTCAACTCAATATTAAATCAatcgtgttaattttgaaagtCTATTAAAATGATAGCATTTTCTTTCGTTTTCTTATGcaaatcaaatatgatacaaatCAAATTCATACATATAGTtatatgaagtaaaaaaaaaagcccatgtaattatagtttttgaccaaaaaaaactCACATAGAGAatggaaaatctttaaaactaaaaaCTGGTACTGAATTTTTAAGTGACATATTCTATTAGGATGGCATCAATTCAGAAAatgaacaatgaaaaataaacatacgtaactttgcatattttgtttattttttaaaatcttcttccaaAATATGCATTGCGCCTtacatatttgtaaataaagtcAATTAAATTGGATCCACGTGTCGTTACATACGAGAAGATATGTAGTAGtttcttaaagtttttaaacacCGTATACTTCCATAGAAAAAAGCTGTAACTCAATGTCGTAGATGCAGGTTTTACCGACACATATGAAtgatacatatattataaaaaaaaaaatcagaaatagtGTTATTGTCAAAATATAGTGTACTTTGTTTTTCGAGTGAAAaactattttcaaaaaatagtcTCATGTTTGTGAATTCCGCATGCTTcgtttatatctttttattagaAATTAGATACACAATTGGTACTTTAGGTATTAGTAACTTGGAGAGTACCTGGCAACGAAAAAAATCCTCATTGCAAACAAAAATCGAGCATCATTTTTTGCTGAAAAAAATCCTCATTAAACTGAAGAAcatcattttcatatatatagatatctcatctttatgttttatattgtaTGACAATATAGGTATACTAGTTAATAGTTCTTGTATTCCTTTATCAGATATACATCCAAATTTTACTGATTGATAACTTTTCAAAAGGTAAGagaataattcaattttctcAATAGCCTATTATTTGCGGATATACTCTCCGGAAACATTTGGGCTGTTGGTTCGTTTCTAACATATACTTTAGTCTTTAGTGCGTTTTATTTGAAGAAGATATATCCTTGTGTAAAAGAACTTCCATgacattgattatttttaaccCACACTACATTtacttaatctttgaaaatGAGTTCTGTGGTGTCAAATCTATATTCTAACTCGATTGTTAAATATGCCGTTGCAGGGGCTGGTCTGTGTTTCCTGGGGTATTGCATTTACTTTGATAACAAACGCAGAAACCATCCAGATTTCAAGAAAAAACTAAAAGAACGTAAGTCACATGCCTTGCTTACAAAACTTGACCTATTATTTAGTGTCGTGTTTCGTCATGAAAATATTCTGTTCACCAAATCATTTGATGTTGAAGaattgatttaatgaatatgTTTGTCATCAACAAATTTTTTGAATGTAAAATACAATcgtattaaacatttaattacaGATAAACTCGTGTATATGTTAGATAGACTGATACAAGTGTTGAAAATGAATGGTGTTTAAACTAGATTTGAATCATTAATGATTGCATTGAGATTACTTTGTGGAGTATTTTGTAATACGGTactaattttcatttctttatgcACTTTGTTTATTTACTTGTTCTGTGTTTTAGGACGAAAGAAATCGAATTcaacaaaatcttcaaaaactgGTAGTATTCAGGTATTTAGTTTTAGTTATATGCACAAACCCTACaaattttggattttatatgtattttacaattttaagaagatgttttcattatataaactttaaaatctttaaattatttgtgTAAACTTTACACTGTAAAGAATGATTGTGTAATGTGTAGATATGGTTATTGCAGAATTCTTAATGTATTGATTCATAAGTAACGCTTCTGCATTGTAATTGCAGCTTCCAGATTTACAGAATCAAGAAGCTGTACAGaaatttttctttgaacaagTTCAACTCGGAGAAGAGTTACTGGCAGCAGGTaacaaatattaacaaaatattgtaaatttctaATTGAATGTTAGGATTTAATATATCAGCATAATATTGTGAGAAGCACCCCttgcatatttttaaattgtgcaaTAGacgttttcaattttatattctcacaaTATGATACTAAACAGCAGAATCGCAAAATCAAGTATGCTGTCTCGTGAAATAAGGAATCTTCTATACATACCTTCAAACAGCCCCCTCCTCCTCAAATAGTATTAGCAAAGttgaccaatttttttttcttttttattggaaTGGTAGTTAATTTCAATAGGCAGGGCTTGGATGTAGTAAAGAAGATAACTTCTGCAATAAGAATgttgattgattttgaatttaaaaactgtGACAGATTAACAGCAACACTGTGGCATCAAAAGACTAATATAGACTTATAATAACCCTGAATTTGTTTCACACCTTTTGAACACAAGTCAACAGGGCtattaaaaagttataattttttaaagggaGAGTGGAGGTATTCAGACATTTTCTCACACTACAAAAAATGTAGGAAAAGTGGTTAATCTATTTCAATTTGGTGTTGCAAATTTGCTTGCTTAAATTGAACTCCAGAGAGGAGCATAGGCAACACCTAGACAACACATAGACAACACCTCTCTACCTCATTCTGTCCTGAGCTAGCTTTTCCAGTTGATACCAATTGCACCCTCTATTCTCCACCGCTTGGAGAACACTTCTCTGCTGGCTATTCTTTGGCTCTTTCCTTGGTAATTTTTCCTGTGGTTTCCAATAGAGTGCCTCTCGAATGATGGAATGTAGATGAAATAAACTGTACAGACATGTAATAATTGAACACTGTACATATTATATTCCAGGTGATGTGGAGAATGCTGTAGAACACCTGAGCAATGCTGTGCCACTGTGTGGACAACCTCAGCAACTCCTGCAGGTGCTTGAACAGACATTACCTCCTCAAGTTTTCCAGCTTCTAGTTCAGAAACTCCCAGAAGTTAACAAGGTAATGTGatttaggggttttttttggtaattgtTTACTagaagaaactttttaaatcgcaagTTACATATTTTCCCTATTTtggcaaattttgtgacacacaacccccctcccccgagATTATGTATAAATGCTGCtataaaatacatcttttgCTCGTATAATAAAATGGGATATATCCCCCACTTTTGATTTAGCTTTCAtattacaaaattcaaatggcTGGTACAGTTTCAAAAAGAATTCACATAAGCAGTAATATTCAAATATGTTCTAGCAATGCAACGTAAAAAGAAGCAAAACTGAcaccaattttatttttctttcagcGATATGCATCCATGTTTGCCTCTTCAATGGCAATGCCATCAGCTGCACCAGGTGCCTCAAAAGGGCCAACCCTCACTTTAGCTGAAGATGATGTTGAATGAAATCATAGGAGAAAAACTTGCCACCTGTTCTTATGTAATAAAgacaaaatacatttacatgtgcTACCATGGACCAATTCTTTGTTTGTACATTTGTAATGTATAAGtttcttcaaaataattgaaaagtCAGCTGGTATTATGTGTgatacatatttttgttaaatacatgtatatgtgtcaattctggttttttttaaatgcctgGACTgaataaagttaaaattataaacaatgatttattGATAACTATcattaaggacgttgtttactcaaggtttgagttctcaaatccggattgttaaaaagttcaatttcaggagtaaaatttgttttaaatccaaaaagtatttatgaaatgaattattattgacataacaatcgatatatttactaaattatggaattaggctcttACAAATTTTGACTTTTAACGAAACacaggaaattcggactaaattcagattttgttttccactgaaatatttttggtagtactctaatatttaaagttaaattttatttgttagtcaacataatattgcatattttctgttggttttatcttgctttttggtttagataatcgtatggcacacactacaaaaatattgaaaaatgcttatataaaaatgataaaagacaccatacctcaaaattttgatcattgacctcatataaattttatgccagcagagaaaggtcaatatacttagtttagtactctaaatgttttagcattatcatcattcagttttttgttatattgaataaaaaatgggtagtaatttgaaaacttatagtggaaattcggactagaatatctataaaaattgtgaatgaaaacttaatgctttgtatccatttaatgtcactaccatttataaactgtatttcgtttgttaaagagttaagcaatttgtattattttcacaattaagaaaatctctatcatagtgtaaaatttttatggatttttcttaaattttcaaaaaatattcaacggctattaactcaaaaagtaggtcattgacctactttttttaaaatgaagtgaAGAATACTACCATGTAatgtctataacacacaatagttggtttatcattatcatcagtagaaattttt containing:
- the LOC105341759 gene encoding mitochondrial import receptor subunit TOM20 homolog; amino-acid sequence: MSSVVSNLYSNSIVKYAVAGAGLCFLGYCIYFDNKRRNHPDFKKKLKERRKKSNSTKSSKTGSIQLPDLQNQEAVQKFFFEQVQLGEELLAAGDVENAVEHLSNAVPLCGQPQQLLQVLEQTLPPQVFQLLVQKLPEVNKRYASMFASSMAMPSAAPGASKGPTLTLAEDDVE